In a genomic window of Methanogenium sp. S4BF:
- a CDS encoding DEAD/DEAH box helicase family protein: MDLNEHQTRKQKIDVQLREQGWDVNSRSHVIPEVDTKQSDFNACSYKTVDETLKNDRESKYADYLLLDSLNNPLAIIEAKRTSKDPNIGQKQAEKYADDIKRQTGRDVFIFLTNGYEIWFWDRQRYPPRLVTGFYARKDLERLRFQNEQVQPDTPRGVNTDIVDRPKSIENVKRIVEHIQKGHRKALIVMATGTGKTRVAMAIIDALMQENRAHRVLFLADRKALRDQAWNKGFQEFFPQEAKDKILHGNFNKEKRLYVSTIQTFQEIYTQKDENGQYLISPGEFDLIISDEAHRSIYNKWRDVFTYLDAIQIGLTATPADLVDRDTFRFFQCDDQAPTALYSYEEAVRDGILCDFRKNIMGAQTHFQIEGVKPSDLSETERNRLIEQGIDPDEIDFDGSVLEKKIAVKGTSEAIVREFMDNCQMDETGTLPAKTIFFAISKKHANRLHEAFNDLYPEYKGNLARIIVSEDSRAQALIHDFEKESFPRVAISVDMLDTGIDVPEVCNLVFAKPVFSRIKFWQMLGRGTRADAACKHRDWLPNGKKEYFKVFDFWNNFDYWNMNPEGVKNEPIEAITSRIFLLRVKQLDRLIQAGDGERAAVIRAKIEDDIRALPSDSVSVREHEQEIAKALSPKLWDNIAVDPVEYLTSHMMPLMRYQTGVNLKEASFTIKTERLALAVLEGNDKEIERQKKAIAEMVDLLPRNLEKVRQKEEQLDDVLSRSFWKGVSFEDTRMLVSDIAPLMKYMSKETPQTIVIDMGDVIEERSIWEVNEDTPPYVTAFVKKVEERIREMATEDPVIQKIANDETITETDLSRLEETLTEAGVDITGEVLQKGYRQPRGTLVDFIKSVLGLYKAPDPKEQIEEAFQTFIAENNKHYTADQLHFIRTIQTVFMRKKHIEMRDLWDAPFTNFGINAPLPMFDEGDLRAFIGICQGLERELFVAEA; encoded by the coding sequence ATGGATCTCAATGAACATCAGACGAGGAAACAAAAGATTGATGTCCAACTCAGGGAGCAGGGCTGGGATGTGAACAGTCGTTCGCATGTCATCCCTGAGGTTGATACAAAGCAGTCTGATTTCAATGCCTGTTCCTACAAAACTGTTGATGAAACACTCAAGAATGATCGTGAGAGTAAATATGCTGACTATCTCCTGCTGGACAGTCTGAATAATCCCCTTGCCATCATCGAGGCAAAGCGGACATCAAAAGACCCCAATATCGGTCAAAAGCAGGCAGAAAAATATGCAGACGACATCAAAAGGCAAACGGGCCGGGATGTCTTCATTTTTCTCACAAACGGTTATGAGATCTGGTTCTGGGATCGGCAGCGGTATCCTCCCCGTCTGGTGACCGGGTTCTACGCCCGCAAAGACCTTGAGCGGCTTCGCTTCCAGAACGAGCAGGTTCAGCCGGACACACCAAGAGGAGTCAATACCGATATTGTTGACCGCCCGAAGAGTATCGAGAATGTCAAACGGATAGTGGAGCACATCCAGAAGGGACACCGGAAGGCGTTGATTGTGATGGCAACGGGCACGGGCAAGACTCGTGTCGCGATGGCAATTATCGATGCCCTGATGCAGGAGAACCGTGCTCACCGGGTGCTCTTCCTCGCAGACAGAAAGGCACTGCGGGATCAGGCATGGAACAAAGGGTTTCAGGAGTTCTTCCCGCAGGAGGCGAAGGACAAAATCCTGCACGGCAACTTCAACAAGGAGAAGCGGCTCTATGTCTCCACCATCCAGACGTTTCAGGAGATCTATACCCAAAAAGATGAGAACGGGCAGTATCTTATCTCGCCTGGTGAGTTTGACCTCATCATCTCAGATGAGGCACACCGCAGTATATACAATAAATGGCGGGATGTCTTCACGTATCTGGATGCCATCCAGATCGGGCTGACTGCAACACCGGCAGACCTTGTTGACCGTGACACCTTCCGGTTCTTCCAGTGTGATGATCAGGCACCAACCGCTCTCTACTCATATGAGGAGGCAGTGCGAGACGGTATCCTCTGTGACTTCCGCAAGAATATCATGGGTGCGCAGACGCACTTCCAGATTGAAGGGGTGAAGCCCTCAGACCTGAGCGAGACCGAACGTAACCGCCTCATCGAGCAGGGCATCGACCCGGACGAGATCGATTTCGATGGCTCTGTTCTGGAGAAGAAGATCGCGGTGAAGGGCACGTCTGAAGCAATTGTCCGGGAGTTCATGGATAACTGCCAGATGGATGAGACTGGCACACTTCCTGCGAAGACGATCTTCTTTGCGATATCAAAGAAGCATGCGAACCGGCTTCATGAGGCGTTCAATGACCTCTATCCTGAATACAAGGGGAACCTCGCACGCATTATTGTCTCTGAGGATTCCCGTGCACAGGCACTCATCCATGACTTTGAGAAGGAGTCATTCCCCCGTGTTGCCATATCGGTCGACATGCTGGACACCGGCATTGACGTACCGGAGGTCTGCAACCTTGTCTTTGCAAAACCGGTCTTCTCCAGGATCAAGTTCTGGCAGATGCTAGGGAGGGGGACAAGGGCGGATGCGGCCTGCAAACACCGTGACTGGCTCCCGAACGGGAAGAAGGAGTATTTCAAGGTCTTCGATTTCTGGAACAACTTTGATTACTGGAACATGAACCCGGAAGGGGTGAAGAACGAACCCATCGAAGCTATTACCAGTCGGATCTTTCTCCTGCGGGTAAAGCAGCTTGACCGGTTGATACAGGCGGGAGATGGGGAACGTGCTGCGGTGATCCGGGCAAAAATTGAGGACGATATCCGTGCCCTGCCTTCCGACTCCGTGAGTGTGCGGGAACACGAACAGGAGATTGCAAAAGCACTCTCTCCCAAACTCTGGGACAATATTGCCGTTGACCCGGTTGAATACCTGACATCCCATATGATGCCCCTGATGCGCTACCAGACGGGTGTCAATCTCAAGGAGGCGTCCTTTACGATCAAGACCGAACGGCTTGCGCTTGCTGTCTTAGAAGGGAATGACAAGGAGATAGAGCGGCAGAAGAAGGCCATCGCTGAGATGGTTGACCTCCTCCCCCGCAACCTCGAAAAAGTCCGGCAGAAGGAAGAGCAACTGGATGACGTGCTCTCCCGATCGTTCTGGAAGGGTGTCTCGTTCGAGGATACCCGGATGCTTGTTTCTGATATCGCACCGCTGATGAAGTATATGTCCAAGGAGACGCCCCAGACGATTGTCATCGACATGGGCGATGTGATTGAGGAACGCAGCATCTGGGAGGTGAACGAGGACACCCCTCCCTATGTCACCGCGTTTGTCAAGAAGGTGGAAGAACGAATCCGCGAGATGGCAACCGAAGACCCGGTCATCCAAAAGATCGCAAACGATGAGACAATCACGGAGACCGACCTCTCCCGTCTTGAGGAGACCCTCACCGAGGCAGGGGTGGACATCACCGGGGAAGTCCTGCAGAAAGGCTACCGGCAGCCACGGGGGACGCTTGTTGATTTCATCAAATCTGTGTTGGGACTCTACAAGGCACCCGACCCGAAAGAGCAGATCGAGGAGGCGTTCCAGACCTTCATTGCTGAGAACAACAAGCACTACACCGCCGACCAGCTCCACTTCATCAGGACGATTCAGACGGTATTTATGCGCAAAAAGCATATAGAAATGAGAGATCTCTGGGATGCCCCGTTCACCAATTTTGGCATCAACGCACCGCTGCCGATGTTTGACGAGGGCGATCTCAGGGCGTTCATTGGCATATGTCAGGGACTGGAACGGGAACTGTTTGTTGCGGAGGCGTGA